The following proteins come from a genomic window of Vallitaleaceae bacterium 9-2:
- a CDS encoding VWA domain-containing protein — translation MHVNITTLAPLLLLIPIGGVMAMTYYKRHKYTKRLKTLWWMRVISLLLIVMSLCGMTIVRSAKQEGTIFLVDRSQSMTQHAHTMETFIHEALKEKPDEDLVGIVAFGNESKIENTLRDRIEFNGFQVQVDDTFTNIYQGLIQSQVVFDPNIRKRIVLMSDGYENNNQADKQLRALAEAGIQVDVVSYERVGQKEVQVDEILLPKNAEKNQQIQVEVSILSTDTMTVDMQVYVNGKLSSTQSVDLKPGENKYTFFDEMDASGLVDYTVEVVPKEDTYIENNKRSAYVIVNDLANILLVQDEHKEGENYIRLLNESAHIESVMPMEVPLELDNLLKYDAFILADISLETLSPTFIEHLELLVRNQGKGLLVSGGDNSYGLGGYYNTVLEEMLPVQMDVKSKEEKPNLGMVLVIDKSGSMSAGQYGVSQMELAKEAAIRSTEILEEQDYLGVIAFDGEFKWVVKPALMEEKEKMQDAIATLVPGGGTSIRPALNAAVDALMPLDTALKHIILLTDGQAENTGYETILDNISEEEITLSTVAVGSGADNRLLYNLAEAGGGRYYATDVFTDIPSIFTKEAFMAGKKYLNNVSFYPEVTNYSSILDGISGLPMLDGYVATREKNMAKVVLSSPDNDPILATWQYGLGRTMAWTSDMNGMWTSQWLNWPQNKTLWANSMAWLVQQQINQDYSVQTEYVNGEGKIVVEQTDGGINQTTELKGELTNPSGKTEQITLKATAPGVYEGIFKPQGEGVYLANIGLEDEQGAEQILAGVIVPYSPEFDFFAQRRLTPESIIQQSGGRIITSPSNVFEGELPPVNSSQDISTYLLVLGMLVFLTELFFRKVR, via the coding sequence ATGCACGTTAATATAACGACACTTGCACCGCTACTTTTACTTATTCCTATTGGCGGTGTAATGGCAATGACCTATTATAAAAGGCATAAGTATACCAAACGATTAAAAACTTTATGGTGGATGCGGGTCATCAGTTTACTTTTGATTGTCATGAGTTTGTGTGGAATGACCATTGTACGTTCCGCGAAGCAAGAAGGGACTATTTTTTTAGTGGATCGTTCTCAGAGTATGACGCAACATGCACATACCATGGAGACGTTCATTCATGAAGCCCTAAAAGAAAAACCGGACGAGGATCTTGTGGGTATAGTAGCCTTTGGAAATGAGAGTAAAATTGAAAATACATTACGTGATCGTATTGAATTTAATGGATTTCAAGTACAAGTGGATGATACATTTACCAATATTTATCAAGGACTGATACAAAGTCAGGTGGTGTTTGATCCTAATATCCGTAAACGTATCGTACTCATGAGTGATGGCTATGAGAACAATAATCAAGCCGACAAGCAACTACGTGCTCTTGCAGAGGCTGGGATACAAGTAGATGTTGTAAGCTATGAGCGCGTAGGGCAAAAAGAGGTACAAGTCGATGAGATTTTGCTACCTAAAAATGCAGAAAAAAACCAACAAATACAGGTGGAAGTCAGCATATTAAGTACAGATACAATGACAGTGGATATGCAGGTGTATGTCAACGGTAAGCTCTCATCTACCCAAAGTGTTGACCTAAAACCAGGAGAAAATAAATACACGTTCTTTGATGAAATGGATGCCAGCGGATTAGTTGACTATACAGTTGAAGTGGTTCCAAAAGAAGATACATACATTGAAAACAATAAACGTTCAGCATATGTTATTGTCAATGACTTGGCCAATATTCTTCTCGTACAAGATGAACACAAAGAAGGCGAAAATTATATAAGACTTTTGAATGAAAGTGCGCATATTGAATCTGTAATGCCAATGGAAGTGCCTTTAGAACTAGACAATCTCTTAAAGTATGATGCATTCATCTTGGCAGATATCTCCCTTGAAACTTTATCACCAACATTTATTGAACATCTAGAGTTGCTTGTACGTAATCAAGGAAAAGGACTTTTGGTGTCAGGAGGAGATAATAGTTATGGACTTGGAGGCTATTATAATACGGTACTAGAAGAGATGCTCCCCGTTCAGATGGATGTCAAATCAAAAGAAGAAAAGCCAAATCTAGGGATGGTTCTAGTGATTGATAAATCAGGAAGTATGTCAGCGGGACAATATGGTGTCTCGCAGATGGAACTTGCCAAAGAAGCGGCTATTCGTTCAACAGAGATTTTGGAAGAACAAGATTATCTTGGTGTTATCGCTTTTGATGGAGAGTTCAAGTGGGTAGTTAAGCCTGCGCTGATGGAAGAAAAAGAAAAGATGCAAGATGCAATAGCTACGTTGGTTCCCGGTGGAGGTACATCCATTCGTCCGGCATTAAACGCTGCAGTTGATGCGCTTATGCCATTAGATACGGCGTTAAAGCATATTATATTATTAACTGATGGACAAGCAGAAAACACAGGATATGAAACGATTCTTGATAATATCAGTGAAGAAGAGATTACATTATCTACAGTGGCTGTCGGTTCAGGAGCAGATAATCGATTACTCTATAATTTGGCAGAAGCAGGTGGCGGAAGATATTATGCCACCGATGTGTTTACGGATATACCTTCTATCTTTACAAAAGAAGCTTTTATGGCGGGAAAAAAATATCTTAATAATGTGTCGTTTTACCCGGAAGTAACCAACTATTCATCGATACTGGATGGAATCAGTGGGTTACCAATGTTAGATGGTTATGTAGCGACGCGAGAAAAAAACATGGCAAAAGTAGTTCTGTCTAGCCCTGATAATGATCCGATTCTTGCAACCTGGCAATATGGGCTTGGGCGTACAATGGCATGGACATCGGATATGAACGGAATGTGGACAAGCCAGTGGTTAAATTGGCCACAAAATAAAACGCTATGGGCAAATAGTATGGCATGGCTTGTTCAACAACAAATCAATCAAGACTACAGCGTTCAAACGGAGTATGTAAATGGCGAAGGGAAAATTGTTGTGGAACAGACAGATGGTGGAATAAACCAAACGACAGAGCTAAAAGGAGAATTAACAAATCCCAGTGGGAAGACAGAACAGATTACCTTAAAGGCGACAGCACCGGGCGTATATGAAGGTATATTTAAACCTCAAGGAGAGGGCGTATATTTAGCGAATATTGGTCTGGAAGATGAACAAGGAGCAGAGCAGATTCTTGCCGGAGTCATTGTTCCTTATTCTCCGGAGTTTGACTTTTTTGCACAAAGGCGCTTAACCCCGGAAAGTATTATACAGCAATCAGGAGGACGTATAATCACAAGCCCTTCAAATGTTTTTGAAGGTGAATTACCTCCGGTCAATTCGAGCCAAGATATTTCTACATACCTTTTGGTTCTAGGGATGTTAGTCTTCTTAACAGAATTGTTTTTTAGAAAAGTACGCTAA
- a CDS encoding threonine/serine exporter family protein, translating into MYIKAFIIATMCVIGFSFIFNLPRRVLLHSGIAGAFGWVAYTYFLNTFSSTIAAALIGALVVGLLGEILARIMKMPATTFVIPGIIPLVPGYGLYYSMLKIIERNYQQALNVGFESLLIALGIAAGVIISTSMGKLINRRRKVIPQTDRH; encoded by the coding sequence ATGTATATTAAAGCCTTTATTATTGCCACTATGTGTGTCATCGGTTTTAGCTTTATTTTTAATCTTCCAAGGCGTGTATTACTTCACTCTGGAATAGCCGGTGCCTTTGGGTGGGTTGCCTATACTTATTTTTTAAATACGTTTAGCTCAACCATTGCCGCTGCTCTTATCGGTGCGCTCGTTGTCGGTCTTTTAGGTGAAATTCTTGCCAGAATCATGAAAATGCCGGCAACGACCTTTGTCATTCCCGGCATCATCCCTTTGGTTCCTGGTTATGGACTCTATTATTCTATGTTAAAAATTATTGAAAGAAATTACCAACAAGCTTTAAATGTTGGTTTTGAATCCTTGCTTATTGCCCTTGGTATCGCTGCTGGTGTTATTATTTCAACATCCATGGGAAAGCTTATTAATCGCCGCCGCAAGGTTATCCCTCAAACCGATCGTCATTAG
- a CDS encoding threonine/serine exporter family protein, translated as MEQDTIRQVLEIAIYSGRVMLENGAETYRVEETINRICASQNIHVESFVIPTGIFVSYNHEAKDYSYVRRIRNIHIDLEAIGMVNDFSRNFVAGKIPLDDAKAKLDQIRYAPRFSAPLVILFGGLSGGFFTLLFGGTFFEFIAAFLVSLGVMTASTIMTKKSKSSFMRNLVGGIVNGILALFSVATLVFFGITANIDMIIIGSIMPLVPGVAITNAIRDLIYGDYVAGMSKLSEALLVAAAIAIGVGIVLQLNLLISGGLYVY; from the coding sequence ATGGAACAAGATACTATTCGTCAAGTTTTAGAAATTGCCATATATTCTGGACGCGTTATGCTTGAAAATGGCGCTGAAACTTATCGTGTTGAAGAAACGATTAATCGTATATGTGCTTCTCAAAATATTCATGTTGAAAGCTTTGTTATTCCTACAGGTATTTTTGTTTCATATAACCATGAGGCAAAGGATTATTCCTATGTTCGGCGTATTCGAAACATACACATTGATTTAGAAGCTATTGGGATGGTCAATGATTTTTCTAGAAATTTTGTTGCCGGAAAAATCCCCCTTGATGATGCAAAAGCAAAACTAGATCAAATTCGCTATGCACCTCGTTTTAGCGCACCACTGGTCATTTTATTTGGCGGATTATCCGGTGGATTTTTCACACTATTATTTGGAGGAACCTTCTTCGAATTTATTGCTGCATTTCTCGTCAGTCTTGGTGTTATGACCGCTTCAACGATTATGACAAAAAAATCCAAGTCTTCTTTTATGCGCAATCTTGTTGGCGGTATTGTCAATGGTATTTTGGCACTTTTTTCTGTCGCCACTTTAGTTTTTTTTGGCATTACCGCAAATATTGATATGATAATTATTGGAAGTATTATGCCTCTAGTTCCTGGGGTTGCCATTACAAATGCTATTCGTGACCTTATATATGGTGACTATGTCGCCGGCATGTCAAAACTTAGCGAAGCTTTGCTTGTTGCTGCAGCTATTGCTATCGGTGTTGGTATTGTCTTACAGCTTAATTTGTTAATCTCAGGAGGTCTCTATGTATATTAA
- a CDS encoding aldo/keto reductase, whose translation MKALTDTYTLHNGIKIPCVGFGTWQTPDDATGVTAVKHALEVGYRHIDTAAGYDNERSVGIAIKESGIEREEIFVTSKLKNTDHGYEATVKAFNKTLEELDTHYLDLYLIHWPNPIHFRDNWKEANAGSWKAFEEFYAAGKIKAIGVSNFRPHHLEALLETAKITPMVNQIRLCPGDVHQATLEFCNKHKILLEAYSPLGTGQVFEVEQMQELARKYDKSIAQICLRWSLQCGYLPLPKSVTPSRIEENAQIFDFELSKEDVDMMTNLVGVCGTATDPDQTNF comes from the coding sequence ATGAAAGCTTTAACAGATACGTATACATTACATAATGGCATTAAAATCCCATGTGTGGGATTTGGAACGTGGCAAACGCCAGATGATGCAACGGGGGTCACAGCAGTAAAGCATGCGCTTGAGGTGGGATATCGACATATCGATACGGCAGCAGGCTATGACAATGAGCGTAGTGTAGGGATAGCGATTAAGGAAAGTGGAATCGAGCGGGAAGAGATTTTTGTTACGTCTAAGCTAAAAAATACGGATCATGGTTATGAAGCGACGGTAAAAGCGTTTAATAAAACTTTGGAAGAACTTGATACACATTACCTAGATCTATACCTTATCCATTGGCCTAATCCTATTCACTTTCGAGATAATTGGAAAGAAGCCAATGCAGGAAGTTGGAAAGCCTTTGAAGAATTTTATGCGGCAGGAAAGATTAAGGCAATCGGTGTAAGTAACTTTAGACCACATCATTTAGAAGCTTTGCTAGAAACGGCAAAGATAACACCTATGGTCAACCAAATCCGATTATGTCCAGGGGATGTCCACCAAGCAACACTGGAATTTTGTAATAAGCACAAAATCCTTCTCGAAGCATATAGCCCGTTGGGAACAGGACAAGTGTTTGAAGTTGAGCAGATGCAAGAGCTTGCTCGAAAATATGACAAATCAATTGCGCAAATATGCCTTCGTTGGAGTCTTCAATGCGGATATTTGCCGTTGCCAAAATCTGTAACGCCAAGTCGAATTGAAGAAAATGCCCAAATTTTTGATTTTGAATTAAGTAAAGAAGATGTTGATATGATGACAAATCTTGTAGGCGTATGTGGAACGGCAACTGATCCAGATCAAACCAATTTTTAG
- a CDS encoding MarR family transcriptional regulator: MMVDRRLGFELHALHNLIKRRVERSQYFRHAQEMTGMNSWIISFLAKHQDKDIFQKDIQERFTITRSTASKVLSLMEQKELIERKSVPSDARLKKIVLTKKAILMHEAIEREIQNMENTMVQGFSEEELQQMYQYIERMKKNISS, translated from the coding sequence ATGATGGTGGATAGACGGTTAGGGTTTGAGCTTCATGCATTGCATAACCTTATTAAACGGCGGGTAGAACGTTCACAATATTTTCGACATGCACAAGAGATGACAGGGATGAACAGCTGGATTATTTCTTTTTTAGCAAAACATCAAGATAAAGATATTTTTCAAAAAGATATTCAAGAACGATTTACGATAACTCGCTCAACAGCATCTAAAGTACTTAGTTTAATGGAACAAAAAGAACTTATTGAACGCAAAAGTGTGCCTTCGGATGCACGACTTAAGAAGATTGTTCTGACGAAGAAGGCAATTTTGATGCATGAAGCAATTGAACGGGAGATACAGAATATGGAAAATACCATGGTTCAAGGATTTTCAGAAGAAGAGCTACAGCAGATGTATCAATATATTGAACGCATGAAAAAAAATATCAGTTCGTAG
- a CDS encoding ABC transporter ATP-binding protein: MHKRLLKSIREYKKDAIKTPIYVMFEVIMEVVIPFLMADLIDYGIDAGQMSVVVKMGVALLIAAFISLVFGALAGRSAAISSAGFAKNLREDMFYNVQTFSFSNIDKFSTSSIITRLTTDVTNVQNAFQMVLRMAARSPVMLVFSLIAAFSIDPKLSLIFLGAIPILSLGLFLIITRAYPVFQRVFKKYDRLNNIVQENLAGMRVVKSYIREDYEEEKFKKVSKEIYDDFSVAEKTLAFNMPLVQFLMYASMILLSWFGARAIIASGNNPAVGLSTGQLMSLITYTMQILMSLMMLSFVLVMITISRASVERISELLEEESDLKDKDAPIQEVKEGSIDFENVKFSYSKDADKLCLDGINLSIASGETVGILGGTGSSKTTLIQLIPRLYDATQGTVSVGGIDVKNYDLKVLRDQVAVVLQKNILFSGTIKENLRWGNAMATDEELIEVCKLAQAHDFIQEFKNGYDTYIEQGGSNVSGGQKQRLSIARALLKKPKILILDDSTSAVDTKTDALIRQAFAKQIPDTTKIIIAQRVASVKEADKIIVMDDGAIAGIGTHASLMETNAIYKEVYESQVKGGHDHE; the protein is encoded by the coding sequence ATGCATAAAAGATTATTAAAAAGTATTCGAGAATACAAAAAAGACGCAATCAAAACACCGATATACGTTATGTTTGAAGTTATAATGGAAGTAGTTATCCCTTTTTTAATGGCAGATTTGATTGACTATGGTATTGATGCAGGGCAGATGTCTGTTGTTGTTAAAATGGGTGTGGCACTGTTAATTGCGGCGTTTATTTCCTTGGTTTTTGGAGCACTGGCAGGAAGAAGTGCCGCGATTTCATCCGCGGGTTTTGCAAAAAATCTACGTGAGGATATGTTTTATAATGTACAGACTTTTTCGTTTTCCAACATCGATAAGTTTTCTACATCAAGTATTATCACTCGCTTAACAACGGATGTTACCAATGTACAAAATGCGTTTCAGATGGTGTTACGTATGGCAGCAAGAAGCCCTGTTATGCTTGTATTTTCACTGATTGCCGCTTTTAGTATAGATCCGAAATTATCGCTGATTTTTTTAGGGGCGATTCCGATTTTAAGTTTAGGACTTTTTTTGATTATTACAAGAGCCTATCCAGTGTTTCAACGGGTGTTTAAAAAGTATGACCGATTAAACAACATAGTTCAAGAAAATCTTGCAGGAATGCGAGTAGTGAAATCATATATCCGTGAGGATTATGAAGAAGAAAAGTTTAAAAAAGTTTCAAAAGAAATCTATGATGACTTTTCAGTTGCGGAAAAAACATTGGCATTTAATATGCCGTTAGTTCAATTTTTAATGTATGCTTCTATGATTCTTCTTTCATGGTTTGGAGCGAGAGCGATTATTGCCAGCGGTAATAATCCGGCAGTTGGACTTAGTACAGGACAGTTGATGAGTCTAATTACCTATACCATGCAAATTCTTATGAGCTTGATGATGCTGTCGTTTGTTCTTGTGATGATTACAATTTCACGAGCATCTGTTGAACGTATTTCTGAGCTTCTTGAAGAAGAGAGTGACTTAAAAGATAAAGACGCGCCGATACAAGAAGTGAAAGAAGGGTCGATTGACTTTGAAAATGTTAAGTTTAGTTATTCAAAGGATGCAGATAAGTTATGCCTAGATGGTATTAATTTGTCGATTGCATCTGGAGAGACAGTTGGAATCTTGGGTGGAACAGGATCGTCAAAGACAACGCTTATACAGCTTATTCCAAGATTATACGATGCCACACAAGGAACGGTAAGCGTTGGTGGAATCGATGTCAAAAACTATGATCTAAAAGTTTTACGTGACCAAGTGGCGGTTGTGCTACAAAAAAATATTCTCTTTTCTGGAACAATAAAAGAAAACCTGCGTTGGGGAAATGCGATGGCAACAGATGAAGAACTCATCGAAGTGTGTAAACTAGCTCAGGCACATGATTTCATTCAAGAGTTTAAAAATGGCTATGATACCTACATTGAACAAGGTGGATCCAATGTTTCCGGTGGACAAAAACAACGCTTGAGTATTGCAAGAGCCTTACTAAAAAAACCTAAGATTTTGATTCTAGATGATTCGACGAGTGCTGTGGATACAAAAACAGACGCGCTTATTCGACAGGCATTTGCTAAGCAGATTCCAGACACAACCAAAATCATCATTGCTCAACGTGTAGCATCAGTTAAAGAAGCGGATAAAATCATTGTCATGGACGATGGAGCGATTGCGGGTATTGGAACCCATGCATCCCTAATGGAAACAAATGCAATCTATAAGGAAGTATATGAATCACAAGTGAAAGGAGGTCATGACCATGAATAA
- a CDS encoding ABC transporter ATP-binding protein has protein sequence MNKKVNRDTIKRLLAYIGQYKLQLSVVVIAIILGALANASSALFIQTLIDDYITPLLIESVPNFSGLFRILLLMASVYMVGVIATLIYNRVMVGVAQGVLKTIRDELFAKMQKLPVRYFDSRSHGDIMSHYTNDIDTLRQMITQSLPQLFSSVVTIVSVFFAMMYLSLWLTIFVLITVVLIMRVIRVIAGRSGSYFVKQQQSLGDVNGYIEEMVNGLKVVKVFNYEAKAKEAFDVKNQQLCENATSANKYANILMPIMNNFGYILYVLLGIVGGAMAISALPNFSLTGRDVITLGMIASFLQLSRSFIHPLAQVSQQMNAVIMALAGAERIFELMDQESEQDEGYVTLVNAKIVDGEISQTQERTEHWAWRHPHQDGTVTFEELKGEVNFYDVDFGYNAEELVLHDISLHAKPGEKIALVGATGAGKTTITNLINRFYDIADGKIRYDGININKIKKSDLRRSLGVVLQEVNLFTGTVMDNIRYGRLDATDQECIQAAKLANADHFIRMLPHGYDTVLSGDGNGLSQGQRQLISIARAAVADPPVMILDEATSSIDTRTESIVQAGMDSLMHGRTVFVIAHRLSTIKNADMIMVLEQGRIIERGNHEQLLEKKGKYYQLYIGTFELQ, from the coding sequence ATGAATAAAAAAGTCAATCGTGATACCATTAAGCGTTTACTTGCCTATATTGGTCAGTATAAACTTCAGTTAAGCGTTGTTGTAATAGCTATTATTTTAGGGGCATTAGCTAATGCAAGTTCAGCGCTATTTATTCAGACCCTCATTGATGATTATATTACTCCGTTGCTTATTGAAAGTGTACCAAACTTTTCAGGACTATTTCGTATACTTCTCTTAATGGCGAGTGTATATATGGTCGGAGTCATTGCAACCTTAATTTATAATCGGGTAATGGTAGGAGTAGCTCAGGGCGTTCTAAAGACAATACGGGATGAGCTTTTTGCAAAAATGCAAAAATTACCTGTTCGTTATTTTGATTCACGAAGTCATGGAGATATTATGAGTCATTATACTAATGATATCGATACCCTGCGTCAGATGATTACGCAATCCCTGCCGCAACTGTTTTCTTCGGTAGTTACCATTGTTTCGGTTTTTTTTGCGATGATGTACTTAAGTCTTTGGTTAACGATTTTTGTACTCATTACAGTGGTGTTAATTATGCGTGTGATTCGCGTGATTGCAGGACGCAGCGGCAGCTATTTTGTAAAACAGCAGCAATCGTTAGGCGATGTTAACGGATATATTGAGGAAATGGTCAATGGTCTTAAGGTGGTCAAAGTATTTAACTATGAAGCTAAGGCAAAAGAAGCCTTTGATGTAAAAAACCAACAGCTTTGTGAAAATGCAACTTCAGCGAATAAGTATGCCAATATACTTATGCCGATTATGAATAACTTCGGGTATATTTTGTATGTATTGTTAGGAATTGTCGGTGGAGCAATGGCAATCTCGGCATTACCAAACTTTAGTTTAACCGGACGTGATGTTATTACCTTAGGTATGATTGCTTCATTCTTACAGTTATCAAGAAGCTTTATTCATCCACTGGCCCAAGTATCTCAGCAGATGAATGCAGTCATTATGGCGCTAGCAGGTGCAGAACGCATTTTTGAGCTTATGGACCAAGAGAGCGAGCAAGACGAAGGCTATGTGACGTTAGTGAATGCTAAAATAGTCGATGGAGAGATTAGTCAGACACAGGAACGTACAGAGCACTGGGCATGGAGACATCCACATCAAGATGGGACGGTTACATTTGAAGAACTAAAAGGTGAAGTGAATTTTTATGATGTGGATTTTGGATATAATGCAGAGGAGCTGGTTTTACATGACATATCTTTACATGCAAAGCCAGGAGAAAAAATTGCTTTAGTCGGAGCGACGGGAGCAGGAAAAACAACAATAACAAATCTCATCAACCGATTTTATGATATTGCAGATGGAAAAATTCGTTATGACGGAATCAATATCAATAAAATCAAAAAAAGTGATTTACGTCGCTCGCTAGGTGTTGTGTTACAAGAAGTTAATCTTTTTACAGGTACGGTAATGGATAATATTCGCTATGGACGCTTGGATGCAACGGATCAAGAGTGCATTCAAGCTGCAAAGCTTGCAAATGCAGATCACTTTATTCGCATGTTGCCTCATGGTTATGACACCGTGCTATCTGGTGATGGTAATGGTTTATCCCAAGGGCAACGCCAGTTAATTTCGATTGCAAGGGCGGCAGTAGCAGATCCTCCAGTCATGATTCTTGATGAGGCAACATCCAGCATTGATACACGGACAGAATCAATTGTACAAGCAGGAATGGATTCGCTTATGCATGGTAGAACGGTCTTTGTTATTGCCCATCGTCTATCGACCATTAAAAATGCAGATATGATTATGGTTTTGGAACAAGGGCGTATTATTGAACGAGGCAATCATGAACAATTGCTTGAGAAAAAAGGCAAGTATTACCAACTATATATAGGAACGTTTGAATTGCAGTAA